Proteins from a genomic interval of Deinococcus multiflagellatus:
- a CDS encoding heavy metal translocating P-type ATPase — MTHTIELGIQGMTCASCVGRVERGLKKVDGVQDATVNLATERATVTYDPALTGPDVLLAKIKDVGYEPLVSTAELGIQGMTCASCVGRVERALKKVDGVLSASVNLATERASVTYLPSSVSPGQLKAAIREAGYEVLDEQAGLSREDQEREARAQEVDHLRRQVLFSTVFALPLLLIAMVPMVIPAVNDWLMATFGHGVMGTLNWIMLALALPIQFGPGRRFYRLGWKSLKNKSPDMNALVMIGTTAAFVYSLVATVAPGIFPDGTAHVYYEASGVVITLILLGKFFEAVAKGRSSEAMKKLLSLQAKTARVVRGGQELEVSTDEVLVGDLISVRPGEKIPVDGEVVSGNSFVDESMITGEPIPVSKQTGAPVVGGTINQNGALSFRATKIGADTALAQIIKLVETAQGSKPPIQGLADRVVAVFVPVVLGIAALTFLLWLIFGGQTALSFALVTTVAVLIIACPCAMGLATPTSIMVGTGKAAELGVLFKGGGALEGLQDVQVVAVDKTGTLTKGKPELTDLVTTDTFTRNDVLRLVAAAEAQSEHPIARAIVDAAKTEGIALVQPEHFEAVPGFGLDARVDGHLVQVGADRYMTRLGLDTAAFTAQAERLGDEGKSPLFAAIDGQLAAVIAVADPIKDGSLEAVRALHAQGLKVAMITGDNSRTANAIAQQLGIDEVLAEVLPSGKSDAVKALQAGGQKVAFVGDGINDAPALAQADVGLAIGTGTDVAVETADVILMSGDLRGVPNAFALSRATLRNIKLNLFWAFAYNIILIPVAAGVLYPAFGLLLSPVLAAAAMGFSSVFVLTNALRLRGFRPPVNPDPAPVRAGTVRAAST; from the coding sequence ATGACACACACCATCGAGCTCGGCATTCAAGGCATGACCTGCGCCAGTTGCGTGGGCCGCGTCGAACGCGGCCTGAAGAAGGTGGACGGCGTCCAAGACGCCACCGTGAACCTCGCCACTGAGCGCGCCACCGTGACCTACGACCCCGCCCTGACCGGCCCGGACGTCCTGCTGGCCAAGATCAAGGACGTTGGCTACGAGCCCCTCGTCAGCACCGCTGAACTCGGGATTCAGGGCATGACCTGCGCGAGCTGCGTCGGCCGGGTCGAGCGCGCCCTGAAGAAGGTGGACGGTGTTCTGAGCGCCAGCGTGAACCTCGCCACCGAACGCGCCAGCGTGACCTACCTACCCTCCAGCGTCAGCCCCGGACAGCTCAAGGCCGCCATCCGCGAAGCGGGCTATGAGGTCCTTGACGAGCAAGCTGGTCTGAGCCGTGAAGATCAGGAACGCGAAGCGCGCGCCCAGGAAGTCGACCACCTGCGCCGCCAGGTGCTGTTCAGCACGGTCTTCGCCCTCCCCCTCCTGCTGATTGCCATGGTCCCCATGGTCATCCCGGCCGTGAACGACTGGCTGATGGCCACCTTCGGGCACGGCGTCATGGGCACCCTGAACTGGATCATGCTCGCCCTCGCCCTGCCCATCCAGTTCGGTCCCGGACGGCGCTTCTACCGGCTGGGCTGGAAGAGCCTGAAGAACAAATCCCCTGACATGAACGCCCTGGTGATGATCGGCACCACCGCCGCGTTCGTGTACTCGCTGGTGGCCACGGTGGCCCCCGGCATCTTCCCGGACGGCACCGCGCACGTGTACTACGAAGCCTCGGGGGTCGTGATCACCCTGATCCTGCTCGGCAAGTTCTTCGAAGCCGTCGCCAAGGGCCGCTCCAGCGAAGCCATGAAGAAACTGCTGAGCCTGCAGGCCAAAACTGCCCGCGTCGTGCGGGGCGGTCAGGAACTTGAGGTGTCCACGGACGAGGTGCTGGTCGGTGACCTGATCTCGGTTCGCCCGGGCGAGAAGATCCCGGTCGATGGGGAAGTCGTCAGCGGCAACTCCTTCGTGGACGAGAGCATGATCACGGGTGAACCCATTCCGGTCAGCAAGCAGACCGGCGCCCCCGTCGTGGGCGGCACCATCAACCAGAACGGCGCCCTGAGCTTCCGCGCCACGAAAATTGGCGCCGACACCGCCCTGGCCCAGATCATCAAGTTGGTGGAAACCGCGCAGGGCAGCAAACCCCCCATCCAGGGCCTCGCGGACAGGGTCGTGGCCGTCTTCGTGCCCGTCGTGCTGGGCATCGCGGCCCTGACCTTCCTGCTCTGGCTGATCTTCGGTGGGCAGACCGCCCTCTCCTTCGCGCTGGTGACCACGGTCGCGGTCCTGATTATCGCCTGCCCCTGCGCCATGGGCCTGGCCACGCCGACCAGCATCATGGTCGGCACCGGCAAAGCCGCTGAACTGGGGGTCCTCTTTAAAGGGGGCGGCGCCCTGGAAGGGCTACAGGACGTGCAGGTCGTCGCGGTGGACAAGACCGGCACGCTGACGAAGGGCAAACCCGAACTGACCGACCTGGTGACAACAGACACCTTTACCCGCAACGACGTCCTGCGCCTCGTCGCCGCAGCGGAAGCGCAGAGTGAGCACCCCATTGCCCGCGCCATCGTGGACGCCGCGAAAACAGAAGGTATTGCTCTGGTGCAGCCTGAGCACTTTGAAGCGGTGCCTGGATTCGGCCTGGACGCGCGGGTGGATGGCCACCTGGTGCAAGTGGGCGCCGACCGGTACATGACCCGCCTGGGCCTGGACACGGCCGCCTTCACGGCGCAGGCTGAACGGCTGGGCGATGAAGGCAAGAGCCCGCTGTTCGCGGCGATTGATGGCCAGCTCGCGGCCGTGATCGCGGTGGCCGACCCCATCAAGGACGGGAGTCTGGAGGCGGTGCGGGCCCTGCACGCCCAGGGCCTGAAGGTCGCCATGATCACTGGGGATAATTCCCGCACGGCGAACGCCATCGCTCAGCAACTTGGTATTGACGAAGTCCTGGCCGAAGTGCTGCCCAGCGGGAAGAGTGACGCGGTGAAGGCCCTGCAGGCTGGGGGCCAGAAGGTCGCCTTCGTCGGAGACGGCATCAATGACGCGCCGGCACTCGCCCAGGCGGACGTGGGCCTGGCCATCGGCACGGGCACGGACGTGGCGGTGGAAACCGCCGACGTGATCCTGATGAGCGGCGACCTGCGCGGCGTGCCGAACGCCTTCGCCCTGAGCCGCGCCACCCTGCGCAACATCAAGCTCAACCTCTTCTGGGCGTTCGCGTACAACATCATCCTGATTCCGGTCGCGGCTGGCGTGCTGTACCCCGCCTTTGGCCTTCTCCTCAGTCCGGTCCTGGCGGCTGCCGCGATGGGCTTTTCCAGCGTGTTCGTGCTGACCAACGCCCTGCGCCTGCGCGGCTTCCGCCCACCCGTGAACCCCGACCCCGCCCCGGTTCGTGCCGGGACGGTGAGGGCCGCGTCCACCTGA
- a CDS encoding type II toxin-antitoxin system PemK/MazF family toxin, which produces MPRPAFPACSSCPSRPASSTSPGAALYPLYQRGCGGLTRDSVALTDQLRYVDQARITGRLGRLTEAEFEPVRQALRGMFVL; this is translated from the coding sequence TTGCCGCGCCCCGCTTTCCCGGCCTGCTCGTCGTGCCCTTCACGTCCCGCATCCAGCACTTCACCGGGCGCCGCGCTGTACCCCCTGTACCAACGCGGATGTGGTGGCCTCACGCGCGACAGCGTCGCCCTGACCGATCAGCTGCGGTACGTGGATCAGGCGCGCATCACCGGCCGACTCGGCCGACTGACCGAAGCGGAGTTCGAGCCAGTCCGGCAGGCCCTCAGGGGCATGTTCGTCCTATAA
- a CDS encoding Tn3 family transposase, translating to ALPSEAQVTALEALLDVPPRSSVSQLDQLRKAPLSVSAPGLVGALKRVEAVRRIGVTTLDLSGFPEQRLNTLFRIGMGVKAQAMRRMTRSRRIATLLVTVRRLEGQALDDALTLFESLLTDLFNRIERQEDGARQDQLPSLEEAARRSNQLTLAFLESLGQPPQDFPAFAARVLALVSQEQLQAAAETVQALTRPRSETRLEGLLSRYSYVQQFLPALLRTVNFEGSAAGGPSLAALQALRRLGRRSQIMATEVPLTLVKGDWSKLIPRKGPLNRPAYTLCVLDHLHLALKRRDVFVSASPKFSDPRLRLLSDQAWTALKAEVCRSLDLDPDPQVMLAQLSAQLDERYRLVEARLQQNAAVSLAEEEGRTVLVLQEEEALPEPPRLRHLRELVARRMPRLDLPDLLLEVHRWTGCANAFTQLSEARTRVGHLDVSVCAVLLAEACNVGLDAVVQPETEALGRGRLSWVDQHYLRAETIASANARLVEFQATIPTVTAWGDGQVASVDGLRFRVPVKTIYAGQNPKYFGVRSGVTYVNFISDQYSGFHSIVVPGTLRDSLFALDGMIEQNTVLRPQQLVSDTAASSYMVFGLFRLLGYQFSPELADLRERTYARVTREANYGKLNALATSQVSTALIANHWDDLLRLAGSLMTRTVRASDLLKVIGVRPKSALTRALEQVGRIASTLHLLSYHDDPLYRRTIGTQRNRQEARHRLARAVFQGRHGELRQHDVAGMEDQLGALGLVVNAIILWNTRSLDLILNQLRVDGVEVRDEDVQRLSPLKFGHIHLGGRYHFSLTSQMPADQFRRLRDPDEVES from the coding sequence ACCCTTTTCCGCATCGGGATGGGCGTCAAAGCCCAGGCGATGCGCCGCATGACCCGCTCCCGGCGCATCGCCACCCTGCTGGTGACGGTCCGTCGCCTTGAAGGTCAGGCCCTGGACGACGCGCTGACCCTTTTCGAAAGTCTGCTGACTGACCTCTTCAACCGGATCGAACGGCAAGAAGACGGTGCACGGCAAGATCAGCTGCCGTCACTGGAAGAAGCGGCCCGGCGCAGCAATCAGCTCACTTTGGCTTTCCTGGAGAGTTTGGGGCAGCCGCCCCAGGACTTCCCCGCGTTCGCCGCACGGGTGCTGGCCCTGGTGTCTCAGGAACAGCTCCAGGCCGCGGCGGAAACGGTTCAGGCACTCACTCGGCCGCGAAGCGAGACCCGGCTGGAGGGGCTGCTGAGTCGCTATAGCTATGTGCAGCAGTTTCTGCCGGCCCTGCTGAGGACAGTGAACTTTGAGGGCAGCGCCGCTGGAGGGCCGTCCCTGGCCGCGCTTCAGGCGCTGCGGCGTCTGGGGCGCCGATCACAGATCATGGCCACCGAGGTGCCACTCACGCTCGTCAAGGGTGACTGGAGCAAGCTCATTCCCAGAAAAGGGCCATTGAACCGGCCTGCTTACACCCTTTGTGTCCTCGACCATCTGCATCTGGCCCTGAAGCGCCGCGACGTCTTTGTGTCGGCCAGTCCCAAATTTAGCGACCCTCGCCTGCGCCTGCTGTCGGATCAGGCCTGGACGGCTCTGAAGGCTGAGGTCTGCCGGAGTCTTGACCTTGACCCTGATCCGCAAGTGATGCTGGCGCAGCTCAGTGCCCAGTTGGACGAGCGGTACCGGCTGGTGGAAGCCCGCCTCCAGCAGAACGCCGCAGTCTCTCTGGCTGAAGAAGAGGGCCGCACCGTGCTGGTGCTTCAGGAGGAAGAGGCGCTGCCCGAGCCGCCCAGGCTGCGGCACTTGCGGGAACTGGTGGCGAGGCGGATGCCCCGCCTGGATCTGCCGGATCTGCTCCTGGAAGTGCACCGCTGGACGGGGTGTGCCAACGCCTTCACCCAGTTGAGTGAAGCACGAACAAGAGTGGGACACCTCGACGTCAGCGTGTGCGCGGTCCTGCTGGCTGAAGCGTGCAATGTCGGACTGGACGCGGTGGTTCAACCGGAGACCGAGGCCCTTGGGCGCGGCCGCCTGTCCTGGGTGGATCAGCACTACCTGCGCGCCGAAACCATTGCCAGTGCCAATGCCCGCTTGGTCGAGTTTCAGGCCACCATTCCGACGGTGACGGCGTGGGGGGACGGTCAGGTGGCCTCTGTGGATGGGCTGCGCTTCCGGGTGCCGGTGAAAACCATTTACGCTGGTCAGAACCCCAAGTACTTTGGGGTGCGCAGTGGCGTGACCTATGTCAACTTCATCTCCGATCAGTACAGCGGCTTTCACAGCATCGTGGTGCCGGGGACCCTGCGCGATTCCCTGTTCGCCCTGGACGGCATGATTGAGCAGAACACGGTGCTGCGCCCTCAGCAACTCGTGTCAGATACAGCGGCCTCGTCGTACATGGTCTTCGGGTTGTTCCGTCTGTTGGGCTATCAGTTCAGCCCGGAGCTGGCTGATCTGCGCGAGCGGACGTACGCGCGCGTGACCCGAGAAGCAAACTATGGGAAGTTGAATGCGCTGGCGACGTCGCAGGTGAGCACCGCGCTGATTGCCAATCACTGGGACGATTTGTTGCGCCTCGCGGGGTCACTGATGACCCGGACGGTGCGGGCCTCGGATCTGCTCAAAGTGATCGGCGTCAGACCCAAAAGCGCCCTCACTCGGGCGTTGGAGCAGGTGGGGCGGATCGCCAGCACGCTCCACCTGCTCAGTTACCACGATGATCCGCTTTACCGCCGCACCATCGGCACCCAGCGCAACCGCCAGGAGGCCCGGCACCGGCTGGCACGGGCAGTGTTCCAGGGCCGACATGGGGAACTGCGGCAACATGACGTCGCTGGGATGGAAGATCAGTTGGGGGCCCTGGGCCTGGTGGTGAACGCGATCATTCTCTGGAACACCCGCTCTCTCGACCTCATCCTAAATCAACTGCGTGTGGACGGCGTGGAGGTGCGGGACGAAGATGTGCAGCGGCTGTCGCCTCTGAAGTTTGGGCACATTCACCTGGGCGGACGGTACCACTTCTCGCTGACCTCACAGATGCCGGCCGATCAATTCAGGCGGTTGCGCGACCCAGACGAGGTGGAAAGCTGA
- a CDS encoding C39 family peptidase, which produces MTRRWWLILGAGWSWGVASAQPASVTLTNIRHDFQALNNCAPVTAMTLLGYYGASVTQAQAAAVMKDYPGDPQVTSLELASYLGRAGLQSVIRYAGDAELLRSLVAAGFPVVLQQRLQRGSNVAHFRTVYGYSAGQFLISDPLLGPSLRLSAQRLAELWAYYNGEYLVAFPPARAGEVQRLLGSDYSAAANWQHLRAHGEQDVKARPRDPYAWWGLAKATLRLGNAALASDYFERAVNLGVPTMYYLYRQEAFEAWTQAGRHSRTLSVTQRALQAFPRSKELQYFRTLAGRAVGQSGG; this is translated from the coding sequence ATGACGCGTCGCTGGTGGCTGATCCTGGGGGCGGGGTGGAGCTGGGGTGTGGCCAGCGCCCAGCCCGCAAGCGTGACCTTGACGAACATCCGGCATGACTTTCAGGCGCTGAACAACTGCGCGCCGGTCACCGCCATGACCCTGCTGGGGTATTACGGCGCCTCGGTGACCCAGGCGCAGGCGGCCGCCGTGATGAAGGATTACCCGGGTGATCCGCAGGTCACGAGTCTTGAACTGGCCAGCTACCTGGGCCGCGCGGGGCTGCAGAGCGTCATCCGCTACGCCGGGGACGCCGAACTGCTGCGGTCACTGGTGGCGGCGGGGTTTCCGGTGGTGCTCCAGCAGCGGCTCCAGCGGGGCAGCAACGTGGCGCATTTCCGCACGGTGTACGGGTACAGCGCGGGCCAGTTTCTGATCAGTGATCCGCTGCTCGGGCCGTCCCTGCGGCTCAGTGCCCAGCGGCTCGCCGAGCTCTGGGCGTACTACAACGGGGAGTACCTGGTGGCGTTTCCCCCCGCAAGGGCTGGGGAGGTGCAGCGCCTTCTGGGCAGCGATTACAGCGCGGCCGCGAACTGGCAGCACCTCCGGGCACATGGGGAGCAGGATGTCAAAGCGCGCCCGCGTGACCCGTACGCCTGGTGGGGGCTGGCCAAGGCCACCCTGCGCCTGGGCAATGCCGCGCTGGCGTCGGACTACTTCGAGCGGGCCGTGAATCTGGGGGTGCCCACCATGTACTACCTGTACCGCCAGGAAGCGTTCGAGGCCTGGACGCAGGCGGGACGGCACAGCCGGACCCTGAGCGTCACGCAGCGGGCCCTGCAGGCGTTTCCGCGCAGCAAGGAACTGCAGTATTTCCGCACCCTGGCTGGCAGAGCGGTGGGACAATCGGGCGGCTGA
- a CDS encoding M23 family metallopeptidase, translating to MWRSLLLTLGLAALSFSTAATVTVKPGDTLYGIARRQGVSLEALLAKNKGLNPQLALKVGQVLQLPDRSATTRAATVTATGGATVRPAGIRVTAVLPVQGRLTSPYSPAHLGLDLAAPTGTPFVAARAGRVTESRFDARTGWGWTIVLDHGDGMTTRYSHNSANLVQVGQTVETGQVIGRVGSTGNSTGPHLDFRVMVNGNVINPMGLY from the coding sequence ATGTGGCGTTCTTTGCTCCTCACCCTGGGCCTCGCCGCCCTGAGTTTCTCCACCGCTGCGACCGTGACGGTCAAGCCCGGCGACACGCTGTACGGCATTGCCCGGCGCCAGGGCGTGAGTCTGGAGGCGCTGCTGGCGAAGAATAAGGGCCTGAATCCGCAACTGGCCCTGAAGGTGGGGCAGGTGCTGCAGCTGCCAGATCGGTCTGCCACCACCCGCGCGGCGACCGTGACCGCCACAGGTGGGGCCACCGTGCGGCCTGCGGGCATCCGCGTGACCGCGGTGCTGCCCGTGCAGGGCCGGTTGACCAGCCCGTATTCGCCCGCGCACCTGGGCCTGGATCTGGCCGCCCCGACAGGCACCCCGTTTGTGGCGGCCCGCGCGGGACGCGTGACCGAGTCCCGGTTTGACGCGCGGACCGGCTGGGGCTGGACGATCGTGCTGGACCACGGGGACGGCATGACAACGCGCTACAGCCACAACAGCGCCAACCTCGTGCAGGTGGGTCAGACCGTGGAGACCGGGCAGGTGATCGGCCGGGTGGGCAGCACCGGCAACAGCACGGGGCCACACCTGGACTTCCGCGTGATGGTGAACGGCAACGTCATCAACCCCATGGGTCTGTACTGA
- a CDS encoding four-helix bundle copper-binding protein codes for MDTLTRMLNTHPKASSMDAALLATCLQACLECEAVCSLCADACLSEHEHLHHLTHCVSLNTQCAAVCQATAKVLASSGQGNAQVLQAQLEACRRACQACAEECERHAQEMNMAHCAVCAESCRRCEQACQALLGSVNA; via the coding sequence ATGGACACCCTCACCCGCATGCTCAACACCCACCCCAAGGCCAGTTCCATGGACGCTGCCCTGCTGGCCACCTGCCTGCAAGCATGCCTGGAGTGCGAGGCGGTGTGCTCGCTGTGCGCCGACGCGTGCCTGAGTGAACACGAACACCTGCACCATCTCACGCACTGCGTCAGTCTGAATACGCAGTGCGCCGCTGTCTGTCAGGCCACCGCCAAGGTGCTCGCGTCATCTGGGCAAGGGAACGCGCAGGTCCTGCAGGCGCAGCTGGAGGCCTGCCGGCGCGCGTGTCAGGCGTGCGCCGAGGAATGCGAGCGGCACGCGCAGGAGATGAACATGGCGCACTGCGCCGTGTGCGCCGAGAGCTGCCGACGTTGTGAGCAGGCCTGTCAGGCGCTACTGGGGAGCGTGAACGCATGA
- a CDS encoding PDDEXK family nuclease yields the protein MARATRTLNPLHFEDLEPHRFEDLVRQLAYDYRPWASIEATGRGGADDGIDIRAFEQGIVPSFEEADEEDLPPLVASRRLWILQCKREKRIGPAQVRRYVEESVPGPEVPYGFILAAACDFSKKAYDAFRAALIGTGVQEFHLWGKAELEDMLFQPKNDHLLFAYFGISLQTRKRSKQNELRSLLTWRKRILRALDSERGVIGQDVLLLDADCQDYPLMDEVPDFETAQPWGIFRVKLMHPQHFLVLEVARHLAYADDQTGEWDVLEEGEVPVIREQLYGGPPSVRTPETSRWYRVWEEAVPRAARAEYVTMARLPLESIVGLVEKGDLAHDCPILYIQVTAEGRLFPEEFSYLLEFQDRHKQNRTLLPDPEKRISYFKNAKFAQDHAADIS from the coding sequence ATGGCGCGCGCCACTCGCACCCTGAATCCCCTGCACTTTGAAGATCTGGAGCCGCACCGTTTTGAAGATCTGGTGCGGCAGCTGGCCTACGATTACCGGCCCTGGGCCAGCATTGAGGCCACTGGCCGGGGCGGCGCAGATGACGGCATCGATATCCGGGCATTTGAGCAAGGCATCGTTCCCTCATTTGAAGAGGCCGACGAAGAGGACCTTCCCCCTCTCGTGGCTTCACGGCGGCTGTGGATTCTTCAGTGCAAGCGGGAAAAACGTATTGGCCCCGCGCAGGTCCGGCGGTATGTCGAGGAGAGTGTGCCGGGGCCAGAAGTGCCATATGGGTTCATCCTCGCAGCGGCCTGTGACTTCAGCAAGAAAGCCTATGACGCGTTCCGCGCCGCCCTGATTGGGACTGGCGTGCAGGAATTCCATCTCTGGGGGAAAGCCGAGCTGGAGGACATGCTGTTTCAGCCGAAGAATGATCATCTGCTGTTCGCCTACTTTGGCATCAGCCTGCAGACGCGAAAGCGCTCCAAGCAGAATGAATTGAGATCCCTCCTGACCTGGCGCAAACGAATTCTGCGCGCTCTCGACAGTGAGCGCGGCGTCATTGGGCAAGACGTCCTGCTGCTGGATGCGGACTGCCAGGACTACCCTCTCATGGACGAGGTGCCAGATTTCGAGACCGCTCAGCCGTGGGGCATCTTTAGAGTCAAGCTCATGCATCCACAGCACTTCCTGGTGCTTGAAGTGGCGCGGCACCTGGCGTATGCGGATGATCAAACGGGCGAGTGGGACGTGTTGGAAGAGGGTGAGGTTCCTGTCATTCGTGAGCAACTGTATGGTGGTCCACCGAGCGTCCGCACCCCTGAGACGAGCCGCTGGTACCGGGTCTGGGAAGAGGCAGTGCCGCGAGCGGCAAGGGCCGAATACGTCACGATGGCGCGCCTCCCCCTCGAAAGCATTGTGGGCCTCGTGGAGAAGGGCGATCTCGCCCACGACTGTCCAATTCTCTATATTCAGGTCACGGCAGAGGGACGACTCTTCCCAGAGGAATTCAGCTACCTCCTTGAGTTTCAAGATCGGCACAAGCAGAACCGGACTCTCCTGCCTGATCCGGAAAAACGAATATCTTATTTTAAGAACGCCAAATTTGCGCAAGATCACGCAGCTGATATCAGCTGA
- a CDS encoding CopZ family metallochaperone: protein MNQIELTITGMTCGHCQSGVASALKSVPGVTDAQVDLKTGKAVVQGSADAQHLITAVQDEGYGAAVSPQ, encoded by the coding sequence ATGAACCAGATTGAATTGACCATCACCGGCATGACCTGCGGCCACTGCCAGAGCGGCGTCGCCAGCGCCCTGAAAAGCGTGCCCGGCGTCACGGACGCCCAGGTGGACCTCAAGACCGGCAAGGCCGTTGTGCAGGGCAGCGCCGACGCGCAGCACCTGATCACCGCCGTGCAGGACGAAGGGTACGGCGCGGCCGTTTCCCCCCAGTAA
- a CDS encoding DUF305 domain-containing protein → MKRMLLTAALLTLSSAQAGGMDMAMPGMTHMTMPMTPSASVPGLSQMGLQMQLDMRMMMMPMISDLARLSGRSFERAFMSMMIPHHQSAIDSSRAVLERAKDEQVRAWATQIIADQTREIAEMQAQLRAYGGPNQAVMARMVQMNRMMDMPAMIRASSMPERTFLEGMLPHHAAANEKSNLALQRTQDPFVLELAEKIITAQAGEMHDFQGWLRAH, encoded by the coding sequence ATGAAGCGCATGCTGTTGACCGCTGCCCTGCTGACCTTGAGCTCCGCCCAGGCCGGTGGAATGGACATGGCCATGCCCGGCATGACCCACATGACGATGCCGATGACGCCTTCAGCGTCTGTGCCGGGGCTGTCCCAGATGGGGCTGCAGATGCAACTGGACATGCGCATGATGATGATGCCGATGATCAGTGACCTCGCCCGGTTGAGTGGGCGGTCCTTCGAGCGGGCGTTCATGTCCATGATGATTCCGCACCACCAGAGCGCCATCGACAGCAGCCGCGCCGTGCTGGAGCGCGCCAAGGATGAACAGGTGCGCGCGTGGGCGACCCAGATCATCGCGGACCAGACGCGCGAGATTGCTGAGATGCAGGCCCAGCTGCGCGCGTACGGCGGGCCGAATCAGGCGGTAATGGCGCGCATGGTGCAGATGAACCGCATGATGGACATGCCCGCCATGATCCGCGCGTCAAGCATGCCGGAACGTACGTTCCTGGAAGGCATGCTTCCGCACCACGCGGCCGCCAACGAGAAATCGAACCTGGCCCTGCAGCGGACGCAGGACCCCTTCGTGTTAGAGCTCGCGGAGAAGATCATCACCGCCCAGGCAGGCGAAATGCACGACTTCCAGGGGTGGCTCAGAGCGCATTAA
- the lnt gene encoding apolipoprotein N-acyltransferase — translation MNDRVALWSSRLNPPPWLGDALGGVMLGLMFLPSPLAVLAPLPLAMLHHRLAHSTAGWGAFRHAFAFALAFFGVHLAWLPISMAAVLGPLGGLLTVLVLPAAALTWAVPLTLTRVAFGPRTLLALPLAWVLLEALRTQGPLAFPWGAPGYALIQTPLAQLASIGGAALLTLLVTGTASVLAGLGGSRPPVLLMGLAVWGAGLVWGREVTPPITPAPRTAVLVQGAIDPRLKAQGRTLNEFQIYLDLTRRALRSGEADLAVWPETASPLPASDPGVLPALRGLGVPLLLGAPGDVPGQARNSAYGVDGEVTGRQDKRVLVPFGERLPFSGVLGGLYTPVLRSLGMAGYTSLTPGRLLNVLPVRDLRAGVSICYESVFGQLSRQAVRAGANLLVVLSNDAWFGQGAGAEQHFQMGRLRAIETRRFLLRAGNDGVSAVIDPWGQVRFRAPRGARGAYRVTFDLSTIRTPFVLYGNWVVWASALALLMAGARLIRNPGISLRPISSQALDTRADHGERCQSTGPLYGR, via the coding sequence GTGAACGACCGTGTTGCCTTGTGGAGTTCCCGACTCAACCCTCCCCCTTGGCTGGGGGACGCCTTGGGCGGCGTGATGCTGGGCCTGATGTTCCTGCCGTCACCGTTGGCCGTGCTCGCTCCACTCCCGCTGGCGATGCTGCACCACCGTCTGGCCCACAGCACGGCCGGGTGGGGCGCTTTCCGGCATGCGTTCGCGTTCGCCCTGGCCTTTTTCGGTGTGCACCTCGCCTGGCTGCCCATCAGCATGGCGGCCGTGCTGGGGCCCCTGGGTGGGCTCCTCACCGTGCTCGTCCTGCCCGCTGCGGCGCTGACTTGGGCAGTGCCCCTGACCCTTACCCGGGTGGCCTTCGGCCCCCGCACCCTGCTCGCTCTGCCCCTTGCCTGGGTCCTGCTCGAGGCGCTGCGCACCCAAGGTCCCCTGGCCTTCCCGTGGGGCGCGCCCGGGTACGCCCTGATCCAGACCCCACTGGCCCAGCTCGCCAGCATCGGTGGGGCCGCGCTTCTCACGCTGCTGGTGACCGGAACCGCCAGCGTCCTGGCCGGTCTGGGGGGCAGCCGTCCTCCTGTTCTCCTGATGGGGCTGGCGGTCTGGGGCGCTGGCCTCGTGTGGGGCCGGGAAGTCACGCCCCCCATCACGCCCGCTCCCCGGACCGCTGTGCTCGTGCAGGGGGCGATCGATCCGCGCCTCAAGGCCCAGGGGCGCACCCTCAATGAGTTCCAGATTTACCTTGATCTGACGCGGCGCGCTCTGCGTTCAGGGGAAGCGGACCTGGCCGTGTGGCCGGAGACGGCGAGTCCGCTGCCCGCCTCCGATCCGGGGGTGCTGCCCGCCCTCCGGGGCCTGGGCGTTCCCCTGCTGCTCGGTGCCCCGGGCGATGTGCCCGGCCAGGCGCGCAACAGCGCCTACGGTGTGGACGGCGAGGTCACGGGGCGGCAGGACAAACGCGTCCTGGTGCCATTCGGGGAGCGTTTGCCTTTCTCAGGTGTGCTGGGGGGGCTCTATACCCCTGTCTTGAGGAGCCTGGGGATGGCCGGGTACACCAGCCTGACCCCTGGAAGGCTGCTGAACGTGCTGCCCGTGCGGGACCTGCGCGCGGGGGTGAGCATTTGCTACGAGTCCGTGTTTGGGCAGCTCAGTCGGCAGGCCGTGCGGGCCGGAGCCAACCTGCTCGTTGTGCTCTCCAACGACGCGTGGTTTGGGCAGGGGGCAGGGGCCGAACAGCATTTTCAGATGGGCCGCCTGCGCGCCATCGAAACCCGGCGGTTTCTGCTGCGCGCCGGGAACGACGGGGTCAGCGCAGTCATTGACCCCTGGGGCCAGGTCCGGTTTCGCGCGCCCCGGGGCGCGCGGGGCGCCTACCGGGTCACCTTTGATCTCTCGACAATTCGCACGCCCTTCGTGCTGTACGGCAACTGGGTCGTATGGGCAAGCGCACTGGCACTGCTGATGGCCGGTGCCAGGCTGATCCGCAATCCGGGGATTTCGCTCCGCCCGATCTCCAGTCAAGCCCTCGATACGAGAGCTGACCACGGGGAGCGTTGTCAGTCCACGGGTCCGCTGTATGGCCGATGA